The following coding sequences are from one Pelagovum sp. HNIBRBA483 window:
- a CDS encoding flagellar motor protein MotB has product MSDLANAPVIIKRKKVVKGDGHHGGAWKVAYADFVTAMMAFFMLMWLLNATTEQQRKGLADYFSPTLPLNRISSGGDGMFGGTNIFSQDKLAEDGTGGTEFDSLPSDITDEEDLDALSVAETRSLTEVEAVLIGRGGESLLSDLELQHVVSRISSEGLILEVYSRPDFPLFEPKTDEIMPILESILAVFAEAFQLVENPVAVRGFTASRPIVLREPQIWRSSISRADAARSLLESKGLPSAQIESVSGFGDRNPADPDGFSPRNDRLEVVLIRLTPQNG; this is encoded by the coding sequence ATGAGTGATTTGGCGAATGCGCCGGTCATCATCAAACGGAAGAAAGTTGTAAAAGGCGATGGGCATCATGGCGGTGCCTGGAAAGTCGCCTATGCAGATTTCGTAACCGCGATGATGGCCTTTTTCATGCTGATGTGGCTGCTCAACGCCACGACAGAGCAACAGCGGAAAGGTCTGGCGGATTACTTCTCCCCGACGTTGCCGCTTAATCGTATTTCCTCTGGCGGCGACGGGATGTTCGGCGGAACCAATATCTTCAGCCAGGATAAGCTTGCCGAGGATGGTACTGGCGGCACCGAATTCGATAGCCTCCCGAGCGATATTACCGATGAGGAGGATCTCGATGCGCTGAGCGTTGCCGAGACGCGTTCATTGACCGAGGTAGAAGCTGTCCTGATCGGGCGCGGTGGCGAAAGCCTTCTTTCCGATCTCGAACTTCAGCATGTCGTGAGCAGGATCAGTTCTGAAGGTTTGATTCTTGAGGTCTACTCGCGGCCGGATTTCCCTTTGTTTGAGCCTAAAACAGATGAGATCATGCCCATTTTGGAAAGCATTCTGGCGGTGTTTGCCGAGGCTTTTCAGCTGGTCGAAAACCCAGTCGCTGTCAGGGGTTTCACCGCATCCCGCCCGATTGTTCTGCGCGAGCCGCAGATTTGGCGCAGTTCCATTTCCCGCGCAGATGCCGCGCGCAGTTTACTCGAGTCAAAGGGTCTTCCATCAGCTCAAATAGAGTCTGTTTCCGGCTTTGGCGATAGGAACCCTGCTGATCCCGACGGGTTCTCTCCGCGCAATGACCGTCTGGAGGTCGTCTTGATCCGTCTGACGCCCCAGAATGGCTAG
- a CDS encoding MarR family winged helix-turn-helix transcriptional regulator, with protein MSEAGNRHSGESLLFLTDEQLRKGIEAMFFAYRGFTADPDRILADMAYGRAHHRAIHFIGRSPGTTVNNLLAILGVTKQSLNRVLRTLIQDGLVESRVGRRDKRERHLHLTAQGAELEGKLSDAQRERMRVAYRAAGPAAVAGFRQVLEAMMDPEIRHHYDRLKDTGA; from the coding sequence ATGTCCGAAGCAGGAAATCGTCATAGCGGGGAATCCCTGCTCTTTCTGACGGACGAGCAGCTGCGCAAGGGCATCGAGGCCATGTTCTTTGCCTATCGCGGCTTCACCGCAGATCCCGACCGTATCCTTGCTGATATGGCCTATGGCCGTGCGCACCATAGGGCAATCCACTTTATTGGCCGCAGTCCGGGAACGACCGTTAACAATCTTCTGGCGATTTTGGGCGTCACCAAGCAATCACTCAACCGCGTCCTACGCACTTTGATTCAGGATGGTTTGGTTGAAAGCCGAGTCGGGCGGCGCGATAAACGCGAACGCCATCTCCACCTCACTGCGCAGGGCGCGGAGCTGGAAGGCAAGTTATCGGATGCGCAACGCGAAAGGATGCGTGTCGCCTACCGTGCCGCAGGCCCCGCTGCCGTCGCTGGTTTCCGGCAGGTCTTGGAAGCGATGATGGACCCTGAGATCCGCCACCATTACGACCGTTTGAAAGATACGGGGGCCTGA
- a CDS encoding Gfo/Idh/MocA family protein encodes MSEIRVLIVGTGGMANAHAEAYADMDGVTVCAGIDTSPERLAAFCAKHNIANSFASVEEALAWGEFDAVSNVTPDGVHHATTMPFLAAGKHVLCEKPLAVTVSDAEEMATAAEASGVVNMVNLSYRNGAALIRAAELVAEGAIGEVRHFEASYLQSWLTQPAWGEWSTNDTWLWRLSKAHGSKGVLGDVGVHILDFATYAACSDAESVSCNLTTFDKAPGGKIGDYTLDANDSFTLQMNLANGAVGVVHSSRMASGYFNDLFLRLHGTKGGLDVRFEGNKSILRGCLGDDLFTATWRDIEVPAVQTNYQRFIAAIRSGVQVSPDFRRGAMLQRVMDAAERSDAADARMLPV; translated from the coding sequence ATGAGCGAGATCAGGGTTCTCATCGTCGGCACTGGCGGCATGGCAAATGCGCATGCCGAAGCTTATGCCGATATGGACGGCGTCACAGTTTGCGCCGGAATAGATACGAGCCCCGAGCGCCTCGCCGCTTTCTGCGCCAAACATAACATTGCGAATAGCTTTGCCTCTGTAGAAGAGGCGCTTGCTTGGGGTGAATTCGACGCCGTGTCGAACGTCACTCCCGATGGTGTGCATCACGCAACGACGATGCCCTTTTTGGCCGCTGGCAAGCATGTTCTCTGTGAAAAGCCGCTCGCCGTGACGGTCAGCGATGCCGAGGAAATGGCGACTGCGGCCGAGGCATCCGGTGTGGTGAACATGGTGAACCTGTCGTATCGCAACGGTGCCGCGTTGATCCGCGCTGCCGAGTTGGTTGCCGAGGGCGCCATTGGCGAGGTACGCCATTTCGAGGCCTCCTACTTGCAAAGCTGGCTGACCCAGCCTGCGTGGGGTGAGTGGTCGACCAATGATACATGGCTATGGCGTCTCTCGAAGGCACATGGATCAAAAGGCGTGCTTGGCGATGTTGGTGTTCATATCCTCGATTTCGCTACCTATGCCGCATGCTCTGACGCAGAGTCTGTGTCCTGTAATCTTACCACTTTCGATAAGGCCCCGGGCGGCAAGATCGGCGATTATACATTGGACGCCAATGATAGCTTCACGCTGCAAATGAACCTTGCGAACGGCGCTGTTGGGGTCGTGCATTCCAGCCGCATGGCGTCAGGCTACTTCAATGACCTGTTCTTGCGCCTGCACGGCACCAAGGGTGGGCTTGATGTGCGCTTTGAGGGCAACAAGAGCATCCTGCGCGGCTGTTTGGGTGACGACCTCTTCACCGCAACCTGGCGAGATATCGAAGTGCCAGCGGTTCAAACGAACTATCAGCGGTTCATCGCGGCGATCCGTTCTGGTGTTCAAGTCTCCCCCGATTTCCGCCGTGGCGCGATGTTGCAGCGGGTGATGGATGCGGCCGAGCGTTCCGATGCCGCTGACGCGCGCATGTTGCCGGTCTGA
- a CDS encoding flagellar hook protein FlgE, producing the protein MSISSSLNASVAGLSANASKLAAISDNIANSATFGYKRVVTDFHSMVVGSGSGAYAAGGVRTTNMRLIDQGASLVTSENATDLAVRGSGLLPVTTEAAVTLGNGDFPLLMTMTGSFRPDEQGYLRSESGLVLMGWPAAADGTIPTFSRDTPDGLEPIRLNANQFVGEPTTAVEIAANLPATSTVAGAAGTTEELSVEYFDNLGKSESLAISFTPTVPATGASNSWTMTIRDSASGGALIGEYQLQFDDTRGLGGTLASVSTISGGTYDPVSGALSVSVAGGPVEISIGALGAAEGMTQLSDSFAPVSITKNGTSVGNMTSVDVDANGLVRASFDVGVSRVIYQIPLVNVSNINGLESLDYQSYRASSESGSFFLWDAGDGPTGDIVNFARQESATDVAGELTDLIQTQRAYSSNAKVIQTVDEMLQETTNIKR; encoded by the coding sequence ATGTCAATTTCTTCTTCTCTGAATGCGAGCGTCGCTGGTTTGTCTGCAAATGCCAGCAAGCTTGCCGCCATTTCCGACAATATCGCCAATTCGGCGACTTTCGGATACAAGCGTGTCGTCACAGATTTTCATTCCATGGTTGTTGGCAGTGGCTCTGGTGCCTACGCGGCGGGCGGGGTGAGGACGACGAATATGCGCCTGATTGATCAGGGCGCGTCGCTTGTCACCTCTGAAAACGCGACCGATCTCGCGGTACGAGGCAGTGGCCTTCTTCCCGTCACGACAGAGGCCGCCGTTACGCTTGGCAATGGCGATTTTCCGCTTCTGATGACAATGACAGGTTCATTCCGTCCCGACGAACAAGGTTATCTGCGTAGCGAAAGCGGTTTGGTGCTTATGGGTTGGCCCGCTGCCGCAGACGGAACGATTCCAACCTTTTCGCGCGATACGCCCGATGGACTTGAGCCAATCCGGCTGAACGCGAACCAGTTCGTTGGTGAACCAACGACCGCGGTTGAAATCGCTGCAAACCTACCTGCGACATCAACAGTCGCCGGCGCGGCGGGCACGACCGAGGAACTGTCCGTCGAATATTTCGACAACCTAGGGAAATCGGAGAGCCTTGCCATCTCGTTTACCCCAACCGTCCCCGCGACAGGGGCGTCCAACAGTTGGACGATGACGATCCGTGACAGTGCATCTGGTGGAGCGTTGATCGGCGAGTACCAGCTTCAGTTCGACGATACCCGTGGCCTTGGTGGTACCCTCGCGTCGGTATCTACGATTTCCGGCGGAACATATGATCCGGTAAGCGGTGCCTTGTCCGTATCTGTCGCTGGCGGCCCTGTTGAAATTTCGATCGGCGCGCTGGGCGCAGCGGAAGGGATGACCCAGCTCTCAGATTCCTTCGCTCCGGTTTCGATCACTAAGAATGGCACATCGGTCGGCAACATGACGTCTGTTGATGTCGATGCAAATGGATTGGTCCGCGCGTCGTTCGACGTTGGCGTTTCGCGCGTGATCTACCAAATCCCCCTTGTCAATGTATCGAATATCAACGGTTTAGAGTCTCTCGACTACCAATCCTATCGCGCCTCGTCCGAGAGCGGGAGCTTCTTTCTCTGGGACGCAGGCGATGGGCCCACTGGCGATATCGTGAACTTCGCCCGTCAGGAATCGGCGACCGATGTTGCCGGTGAATTAACGGATCTTATCCAAACTCAGCGCGCCTATTCATCGAATGCAAAAGTCATCCAGACGGTCGATGAAATGCTGCAAGAAACAACCAATATCAAGCGATAG
- a CDS encoding branched-chain amino acid aminotransferase, whose amino-acid sequence MTGSYDDRDGKIWLDGKLVEWRDANVHILTHAMHYASSVFEGERAYNGTIFKSRAHSERLLKSGELLDMPIPYSVDEIEAAKYAALEANGLTDAYVRAVAWRGAGPDMGVASSRNPVRIAVACWEWGAYYGDAKMKGAKLDIAKWKRPSPETIPTAAKAAGLYMICTMSKHAAEAKGCSDALFMDYRGYVAEATGANVFFVKDGEVHTPIPDAILNGITRQTVIEMLKEKGIAVHERRIMPEELEGFEQCWLTGTAAEVTPVGQIGDYSFEVGALTRDIAESYEKLVRA is encoded by the coding sequence ATGACCGGTAGCTATGATGATCGGGACGGTAAGATCTGGCTTGATGGAAAGCTGGTCGAGTGGCGGGATGCCAACGTTCATATTCTGACCCATGCAATGCACTACGCCTCGTCGGTGTTTGAGGGCGAGCGGGCTTATAATGGCACGATTTTCAAAAGCCGCGCACACTCGGAGCGGTTGCTGAAATCTGGCGAGCTGTTGGATATGCCGATCCCTTACAGCGTCGATGAAATTGAAGCCGCGAAATACGCGGCGCTTGAGGCAAACGGCTTGACCGACGCCTATGTACGCGCGGTTGCTTGGCGCGGGGCGGGGCCAGATATGGGCGTCGCATCGTCGCGTAATCCAGTTCGTATAGCTGTAGCCTGCTGGGAATGGGGCGCCTATTATGGCGATGCAAAAATGAAGGGCGCGAAGCTCGACATCGCAAAATGGAAACGCCCGTCGCCAGAGACTATTCCCACAGCGGCGAAAGCTGCTGGGCTTTACATGATCTGCACCATGTCCAAACATGCGGCAGAAGCGAAAGGCTGTTCGGACGCGCTATTCATGGACTATCGCGGATATGTGGCCGAGGCGACCGGCGCGAATGTCTTCTTCGTCAAGGATGGTGAAGTACACACGCCGATCCCCGATGCGATCCTCAATGGTATTACGCGGCAGACTGTTATCGAAATGCTTAAGGAAAAAGGCATTGCGGTGCATGAGCGCCGGATCATGCCGGAGGAGTTGGAAGGGTTCGAGCAATGCTGGCTGACAGGTACCGCTGCGGAAGTAACCCCTGTCGGGCAGATCGGCGACTATAGCTTCGAGGTTGGGGCCCTGACGCGGGATATCGCGGAATCCTACGAAAAGCTCGTACGCGCCTGA
- the flgK gene encoding flagellar hook-associated protein FlgK yields MSLSHALSFATSGLTANARRAELISSNVANAMTEGYGRRELAVSAQTIGNAGAGVRIDGVVRHADPQLTAARRNAGAETGYESQMQAAFRQIESLFGTSPDEPGLLQDFSRLTSALIAAEADPASTPALEIVSDSFVAIATALSRGTETMQSARSLADSQIDTLVSALSADLEQVAVINRSIQRAVFSGAETSSLIDQREKVLDRVSEIVPFQLLTREDGQVALLSRGGVLLVDATAADISFETTPLITAGMDAEAGVPRPLLLGGQSFDLAAITGRLGGGSLAAAFEMRDAVFVEGQARLDSFAAALLQRLEDPALDPSNGVSNPGILTDAGASFDPANVVGLTGRLQLNAALDPDAGGATWRLREGIGATTQAASGDGRLFARLRGSLGLGFAGGVAHQTTLYDSLSLDAARSAKSRVRAEDRQIAAQALFASLREAEAAKGVDTDYELQLLMQVEQAFAANAKVIEVAGTLMQQLLEI; encoded by the coding sequence ATGAGCCTCTCGCACGCACTCTCCTTCGCCACATCGGGACTGACCGCAAACGCGCGCCGCGCAGAGCTTATTTCCTCCAATGTCGCCAATGCCATGACCGAAGGTTACGGTCGCAGGGAGCTGGCAGTTTCCGCTCAGACTATCGGCAACGCTGGCGCCGGTGTCAGGATTGACGGCGTAGTGCGACATGCTGATCCGCAATTGACCGCCGCGCGCCGGAACGCCGGCGCCGAAACCGGATATGAATCGCAGATGCAAGCGGCCTTCCGGCAAATCGAATCGCTCTTCGGAACGTCACCCGATGAACCGGGCCTCCTGCAGGATTTTAGCCGTCTAACCTCAGCCCTTATCGCAGCTGAAGCCGATCCCGCATCCACGCCCGCGCTCGAGATCGTGTCAGACAGCTTCGTGGCAATCGCCACTGCATTATCGCGCGGCACCGAGACCATGCAATCTGCTCGATCATTGGCGGATAGCCAGATCGACACGCTCGTTTCCGCTCTTTCGGCTGATTTGGAGCAAGTGGCGGTAATCAACCGCTCGATCCAACGCGCCGTTTTCTCCGGTGCGGAGACATCGTCTTTGATCGACCAACGGGAAAAAGTGCTCGATCGTGTTTCCGAGATTGTCCCTTTCCAACTTCTGACACGGGAAGACGGACAGGTCGCACTTCTGTCGCGGGGCGGGGTTCTACTGGTTGATGCCACAGCGGCTGATATTTCCTTTGAGACGACGCCATTGATCACCGCCGGGATGGACGCCGAAGCGGGTGTGCCACGCCCCTTGTTGCTGGGCGGGCAGTCATTCGATCTCGCGGCCATTACAGGCCGCCTCGGCGGCGGTTCCTTGGCAGCGGCTTTCGAAATGCGTGATGCGGTCTTTGTCGAGGGGCAGGCGCGGCTAGATTCCTTTGCCGCCGCACTGCTTCAGCGGTTGGAGGATCCTGCGCTTGACCCAAGCAACGGCGTTTCCAACCCCGGTATCCTGACGGATGCAGGTGCCAGTTTTGATCCCGCGAATGTTGTTGGCCTCACTGGGCGTCTACAATTGAACGCGGCACTTGATCCAGATGCCGGCGGCGCCACCTGGCGCTTGCGGGAGGGCATTGGCGCCACAACCCAAGCCGCCTCAGGTGACGGGCGACTTTTTGCGCGGCTGAGGGGAAGCCTCGGGCTGGGTTTTGCGGGTGGGGTGGCACATCAAACCACGCTCTACGATTCGCTCTCGCTCGACGCAGCCCGTAGCGCCAAAAGCCGCGTACGCGCCGAAGATCGCCAGATTGCGGCGCAAGCCCTTTTCGCCAGCCTGCGCGAAGCTGAAGCGGCAAAAGGCGTGGATACGGATTACGAATTGCAGTTGCTGATGCAGGTCGAACAAGCCTTCGCCGCGAATGCAAAAGTCATCGAAGTGGCAGGCACTCTCATGCAGCAACTTTTGGAGATCTAG
- a CDS encoding ThuA domain-containing protein, protein MTIRALVWGENVHEQKNKVVADLYPTGMHSCIADALNSDPAISATSATLQDPEHGLTEARLKETDVLLWWGHAAHGDVEDAIVERVAEHVWSGMGLIVLHSGHFSKIFKRLMGTPCNLTWREAGERERLWLTSRNHPIAAGLPDHFELENEEMYGEPFGIPEPMETVFVSWFQGGEVFRSGVTYKRGAGNVFYFRPGHETYPTYYDENVRTVLRNAVKWAHNPAARIVDVNAAPNVPVDEALEPIEERGPRLHHDGEEGFR, encoded by the coding sequence ATGACCATTCGCGCACTTGTCTGGGGCGAAAACGTTCATGAGCAAAAGAACAAAGTGGTCGCCGACCTATATCCAACAGGCATGCATTCTTGCATCGCCGATGCGCTGAACAGCGATCCGGCAATTTCAGCAACGTCGGCAACCCTACAAGATCCCGAGCACGGCTTAACCGAGGCGCGCCTCAAAGAGACTGACGTTCTCTTGTGGTGGGGGCACGCCGCGCATGGCGATGTCGAAGATGCCATCGTCGAGCGTGTGGCCGAACATGTGTGGTCTGGGATGGGTCTGATAGTTTTGCATTCGGGTCACTTTTCAAAGATTTTCAAGCGCCTGATGGGAACCCCGTGCAACCTGACCTGGCGCGAGGCCGGCGAGCGCGAGCGTCTTTGGCTGACCAGCCGAAACCACCCGATCGCCGCAGGATTACCGGATCATTTCGAACTGGAAAACGAAGAAATGTACGGCGAACCATTTGGCATTCCCGAACCGATGGAAACGGTATTTGTGAGCTGGTTCCAAGGCGGCGAAGTGTTCCGCTCTGGCGTGACCTACAAACGTGGCGCGGGCAATGTTTTCTACTTCCGCCCCGGTCACGAAACTTACCCCACCTATTACGACGAAAATGTCCGCACAGTGCTGCGGAATGCAGTGAAATGGGCACATAACCCTGCTGCTCGCATCGTGGACGTGAATGCCGCGCCCAACGTGCCTGTAGACGAGGCGCTAGAGCCAATCGAAGAACGCGGCCCGCGCCTGCATCATGATGGTGAGGAGGGTTTCAGATGA
- a CDS encoding flagellar basal body P-ring protein FlgI, which produces MMVSSAAIAEVRLKDLVEFDGVRANDLVGYGLVVGLNGTGDGLRNAPFTEEIMTNILERLGVNVTGEQFRPRNVAAVLVTATLPPFARAGSQIDVTVSAIGDSSSLLGGTLIMTPLFAADGEIYAVAQGAVLAGGAVAAAAAAEVTQGVPTSGSIPAGARVEREVEFDFSQMQRLRIAMRTPDFSTAAKVEQVINAAFGKEVAIMRDAGTVELNIAATGSPSPAHALSRIENLSVTPERRARVVVDQRSGTIVMGNDVRISPVAVSQGGLTLQIEEAPIVVQPNPFSQGETVVVPRSTASLEETQGTGFALVPGGQSLSDLVTGLNALGVAPRDLIDILKTISAAGALHAELVVQ; this is translated from the coding sequence ATGATGGTATCGAGCGCAGCGATCGCAGAGGTACGCCTAAAAGATCTTGTTGAGTTTGATGGTGTTCGCGCCAACGATCTTGTCGGCTACGGCCTCGTCGTCGGCTTGAACGGCACGGGCGATGGCCTGCGTAACGCGCCGTTCACCGAGGAGATCATGACTAACATTCTCGAAAGGCTTGGTGTTAACGTGACCGGCGAGCAATTCAGGCCGCGCAATGTGGCCGCTGTTCTCGTCACGGCAACTCTGCCTCCATTCGCGCGCGCTGGCAGCCAGATAGATGTCACCGTTTCCGCAATCGGAGACTCATCAAGCCTGCTCGGAGGCACCCTGATCATGACACCGCTCTTTGCGGCGGATGGCGAGATCTACGCCGTTGCGCAAGGGGCGGTTCTCGCGGGCGGCGCCGTGGCGGCTGCGGCCGCCGCGGAAGTGACGCAAGGCGTCCCGACTTCGGGGTCCATTCCCGCTGGGGCGCGGGTAGAGCGGGAGGTGGAGTTCGACTTCTCGCAGATGCAGCGCCTCCGCATTGCCATGCGCACCCCCGATTTTTCGACGGCGGCAAAGGTCGAGCAGGTCATCAATGCCGCCTTCGGAAAGGAGGTCGCAATCATGCGCGACGCCGGAACAGTCGAATTGAACATTGCCGCAACGGGTTCGCCGTCGCCTGCACACGCTCTCAGCCGGATCGAAAACCTAAGTGTCACGCCCGAACGCCGCGCCCGCGTTGTGGTCGACCAGCGGTCCGGAACGATCGTGATGGGCAATGACGTCAGGATCAGCCCGGTCGCCGTAAGCCAAGGCGGTTTGACGCTGCAAATCGAAGAAGCGCCAATCGTGGTGCAACCCAATCCATTCTCGCAGGGCGAAACAGTGGTGGTCCCGCGCTCGACCGCGTCGCTGGAAGAAACGCAAGGAACTGGCTTTGCGTTGGTGCCAGGCGGGCAGAGCCTGTCCGATTTGGTGACAGGGTTGAACGCGCTGGGCGTCGCTCCGCGCGATCTTATTGACATTCTCAAGACTATCAGCGCCGCCGGCGCCCTTCATGCGGAGCTTGTCGTGCAGTAG
- a CDS encoding DMT family transporter encodes MSPLRGISFKIASVCVFMAMASLIKLSSAYVPPGQAVFFRSFFAIPVLIAWLMMRGELRHGFRAKNPIGHVWRGLVGTMAMGLGFAGLGLLPLPEVTAIGYAAPLLVVVFAAMFLNEQVRAFRLSMVALGMVGVFIVLSPRLTISGAPNPNETLGVIVVLGGAMCAALAQVFVRKLVATEGAAAIVFWFSITASILSLTTLPFGWVMPPVWILAVLVVAGLLGGVGQILLTSSYRFADASLVAPFEYTSMLLALGVGYLFFDEIPSLTMLAGASVVIAAGVMIILRERHLGLQRARQRKAMTPQG; translated from the coding sequence ATGTCTCCACTGCGCGGCATCAGTTTCAAGATCGCATCTGTCTGTGTTTTCATGGCGATGGCCAGCCTGATCAAGCTCTCTTCCGCCTACGTCCCTCCCGGGCAGGCAGTCTTCTTCCGTTCGTTCTTTGCGATTCCGGTACTGATTGCATGGCTCATGATGCGGGGTGAGTTGCGACACGGATTTCGCGCCAAAAATCCTATTGGCCATGTTTGGCGAGGGCTGGTCGGGACCATGGCGATGGGTCTTGGCTTTGCCGGTCTGGGGCTTTTGCCTCTCCCCGAGGTAACAGCAATTGGCTATGCGGCGCCGCTTCTGGTTGTTGTCTTCGCTGCAATGTTCCTTAACGAACAAGTTCGGGCTTTCCGGCTGAGCATGGTCGCCTTGGGCATGGTTGGTGTGTTTATCGTCCTCAGTCCGCGCCTGACCATTTCCGGCGCGCCCAATCCTAATGAAACCCTTGGCGTTATCGTGGTGCTCGGTGGCGCCATGTGTGCTGCGCTGGCGCAGGTCTTTGTGCGCAAACTGGTCGCAACCGAGGGTGCCGCAGCGATTGTTTTCTGGTTTTCGATTACAGCAAGCATCTTGTCTCTCACGACCCTTCCTTTCGGCTGGGTCATGCCGCCTGTATGGATATTGGCGGTTTTGGTGGTTGCTGGTCTATTGGGAGGTGTGGGGCAAATCCTGCTGACTTCCAGCTACCGCTTTGCGGATGCATCACTTGTCGCCCCGTTTGAATACACATCCATGCTGCTCGCGCTCGGCGTCGGCTATTTGTTCTTCGATGAAATACCAAGCCTGACAATGCTTGCCGGTGCTTCTGTAGTCATTGCCGCTGGCGTTATGATCATTCTTCGCGAGCGTCATCTCGGCTTGCAACGCGCTCGCCAACGCAAGGCAATGACCCCGCAGGGATAA